In Nilaparvata lugens isolate BPH chromosome 5, ASM1435652v1, whole genome shotgun sequence, the following proteins share a genomic window:
- the LOC111062064 gene encoding START domain-containing protein 10, translating to MDVGVIKVAEDKDFENLKILIDNHNGWNLDYDKSTIKVWTRNLEGTNFKMLKIKALFPEIDPEVIYDVLHDPEYRKVWDQHMIEAKDIGCLNPNNDVGYYSMSCPPPLRNRDFVLQRSWLDLGNEKYILNHSVHHRSHPPREGFVRATSYLTGYLVRCSTSKGTDFGYISQTDPQGTLPTWLVNKVTQIFGPKMLKNLQKATVGYLEWKRQNNPNWKPWHYPEQITSPRLQIQDCTLTQEELEICENRADPSSKKKKKLKKGAM from the exons ATGGATGTAGGGGTGATAAAAGTTGCAGAAGATAAAGATTTTGAGAATCTCAAAATACTTATTGACAATCACAACGGTTGGAACCTTGACTATGATAAGAGCACAATCAAAGTATGGACGAGAAACTTGGAAGGAACGAACTTTAAAATGCTAAAG ATCAAAGCGTTATTTCCTGAAATAGACCCTGAAGTGATATACGATGTTCTTCATGATCCTGAGTACAGAAAAGTTTGGGACCAACACATGATAGAAGCTAAGGACATTGGCTGTCTGAATCCAAATAACGATGTAGGATATTATTCAA TGTCTTGCCCTCCGCCATTGAGAAACAGAGATTTTGTACTGCAACGCTCTTGGTTAGATCTTGGCAATGAAAAGTACATTCTAAATCATTCAGTTCATCATCGAAGTCATCCACCCCGCGAAGGATTTGTCAGAGCAACTTCTTATCTTACAG GTTATCTTGTTAGATGTTCAACCAGCAAAGGAACAGATTTCGGCTATATTTCACAAACGGATCCGCAAGGAACACTACCAACTTGGCTAGTCAATAAAGTTACACAAATATTTGGCCCAAAG atgctgaaaaatttgcaaaagGCAACAGTTGGCTATCTAGAATGGAAACGGCAAAACAATCCAAACTGGAAACCGTGGCATTATCCAGAGCAAATCACATCGCCTCGATTACAAATACAGGAT TGCACTCTCACACAAGAAGAACTGGAAATTTGTGAAAACAGAGCCGATCCTTCcagcaagaagaagaaaaagctaAAAAAAGGAGCAATGTAA